The DNA region AGGTGGCGCGCGAACTATTCAGTAACCGCAACGGCACAGGAAAGAGCCTGCTGGTCGGCGGGCCCGCGATCGTGCACACCGGCAGCGGGCCGCTGGTGAGCGAGCTGATCCGCCGCGGCTACCTCGACAAGCTGTTCGCCGGCAACGCGTTGGCGACGCACGACATCGAGCAATCGTTCTTCGGCACCAGCCTGGGCGTGCATTTAAGCGACGCCCACCTCGCCGAGGCGGGGCACGAGCACCACCTGCGGGCCATCAACCGGGTGCGCCGCGCCGGGAGCATCCGCGCCGCGGTCGAGTCGGGCCTGATCAAGTCCGGCATCATGCACGACTGCGTGAAGCACAACGTCCAGTTCCTGCTCGCCGGCAGCATCCGCGACGACGGCCCGCTGCCGGACGTAGTGACCGACGCCCTCGAAGCCCAGGCCCAGATGCGCGCGGCGGTGCGCGATGTGACGTTCTGCCTGATGGTCGCCACCACGCTGCACTCGGTCGCGGTGGGGAACCTGCTCCCCGCGTGGGTGAAGGTGGTGTGCGTTGATATCAATCCATCGACCGTGATCAAACTCTCCGACCGCGGCAGCTTCCAGACCGTCGGCCTGGTGACCGACGTGGAGCCGTTCTTTCGTTCGCTGCTGGCGGAGCTGGACGCGCTGGAGAAGGACGCTTAACCACGGATAGCACGGACCAGCACAGATGAGCGGGGCCAACAGCACTCCCCTCCCCGGCAGGGGGAGGGGCCGGGGGAGGGGGTTGGAGCGGTACACGCGTTGACGTTGCAATAGCGCGTCGGTCGGAGTTTAGTCCGACAGAACCCGGAGCGTGTACCCGCATCAAACCCCCTCCCCTAACCCCTCCCCCTGCCGGGGAGGGGGACAGCGCGAGGCCTGCGGCCTTCGCTCGTCCGTGCTATCCGTGGTCAAACTTTGTCGCATCAGGAACTAATCATGCCCACGCCGCGGATCTTGATGTGCCCGCCGGACTACTTCGGCATCGAGTACGAGATCAACCCCTGGATGAACGTGGCGGTCGACGCCGACCACGCGCTCGCCAATTCTCAGTGGCGTGGGCTGCACGACCTGCTGGTTGATTCGGGCGCTACCATCGAATTGATGGCCCCGGTGAAGGGGCTGCCCGACCTGGTGTTCACGGCAAACGCGGGGCTGATCTACCAGGATCGCGTGCTGCTGTCGCGATTCCATCACACGCAGCGGCAGGGGGAGACGCCGCACGACCGGGCGTGGTTCGAGGCCGCCGGGTTCGAGGTGGTCGACGACCCTCAGGTCAGCGCGGGCGCCTTCGAGGGCGCCGGCGACGCGCTGTTCTGCGGCGACACGCTGCTGGCCGGGTACCGTCAGCGGAGCGACGCCCTGTTCCACCAAGCGATCGGCGCCCTGCTGGGGGTCCGTGTGCTGCCCGTGGAGCTGGTCGACGCGCGCTACTACCACCTCGACACCTGCTTCTGCCCGCTGGCGCCGGACGAGGCGGTCTGGTTCCCCGCCGCGTTCGACCGGTACGGCCAAGAAGCGATCGCCGCGGCGGTGCCCAAGCTAATCTCCGTCGAGCGGGGCGAGGCGCAGCGGTTCGCCTGCAACGCGGTGGTTGTCGGCCGGCGGGTCGTCACCAACACCGGCTGCCCCAAGCTGCACGCAGAGCTCGCCCGGCGCGGCTACGAACCCCACGAGACGCCGCTCGACGAGTTCGTCAAAGCGGGCGGCAGCGCCAAGTGTCTGACGCTGCGGCTCGACGGTGAAGAAGCCGCCGGGTGGCGGGCGCCCCCGTCGGCCGCCCCCTAGTTGCTCGCGCTGCGTTGGTCCTTCATCTGTTGGAAGAGCCGCCGCACGTACTCGTCGGTCGACCGGTCGGACAGTGCGCGGTCGATCCAGGCGTCCGGCGCGTCGTCCATCGCGTCGGCGTCGCGCACCGCGTTGAGCAGCAATACGGTCTCTTCGGCGTTCAGCCCGCGGTCGAACTGCTCGAACAACGCGGCCTTGCCCCGCCCGGCGTCGCCCAACGCGGCCAGGGCCCGCGCCGCGGCGACGCGGTTGGTCGCCTCGTCGTCGTCAAGCAGCTTCTCGAGCGCCGGCTTGGCGGCGAGGGCGGCTTTGCCTAGCGTCATGCACCCCACGGCGCCCCAGTAGCGGGTCACCGGATTCGGGTCGGCCAGGGCCGCCTCGATGGCCGGAAGCTTCGCCGGGTCGCCCGAAGTGGCGTCGAGCGCGAGCGTTAGCGTACGCGACACGTCGAACCGGTCGCTCCGCACGTAGTCGTACATCGTCCCTTGGCCGGCCAGCGACTTGAACATCGACTCCGGCACGAGGCCGGTGTCGACCGCCTCGATCATTTCAGCGCTCAGCCGCGACCTCATCCGCCGCAGGACGGCCGTGTGCGCGGGGTCGTCCGCCAGGTTGTTCACCTCCCACGGGTCGGCCGCGGTGTCGAACAACATCTCTACCGGCTGCGGCGTCTCCCAGATCTGGTTGAAACGCTCGGGCAGCGTGCCGGCCTTCCAGGCGTCGCGCCAAGCGACCCAGGCGGGCTGGCCGAACAAGTAGGTGCTGTAGGGCGCCGCGGGGAGGTAGGGGGTGAACCGACGGATGTACTTCCAGCGCCCGTTGGTCACGCCGCGACGCATGCCGACGATCTCGTCAAAGCGGTCGCCGTACAAGAACGCTACGTCGTTCTTGGGGGGCTCGACGCGGTGCTCGCCCAAGAACGCCCGCCCTTGCATCTGCGACGGCTTGTCCAGGCCGACGAGCGAGAGCGCCGTCGGCGCCAAATCGACAAACGCCACTAGCTCGTCCACCTTCTCGCCGGCGGAGAACGGCGAGAGCCCCCGCCACTTCTCCGGCACGTGGATCAGCATCGGCACGCGCACCCCCGTATCGGTCAGGTAGCGCTTGCCGCGCGGCGTCACGCCGCCGTGGTCGCCGTAGTAGAAGACGATGGTGTCTTCGGCCAGCCCCAGGCTTTCCAGCTCGTCCAGCAGCTCGCCGACCTGGGTGTCGAGTGCGGTGATGGTGTCGTGGTAGATGGCGATGTCCTCACGCACCTCCGGCAGGTCGGGCAGGTGGGGAGGGACGGTCACCTTGGCGGGATCGTTGCGGGGCTGCTGCGGGATCAAGCCACGCTTGCGGTTCTGCCGCACCTTGTCGGGGAACAGCGAGCTCTCGTGCGAGGTGGTCAGGTTGAAGATCGCAAAGAAGGGGCTCCCCTCGGGCCGGTTCTTGTAGTGGGCCTTGCCGGAGCACGCGTCCCAGTACGAGGCGTCGTTAACCTTCGCTCCCGGGACGCGGAAGTTGTAGTCGGTCTTCGAGTTGTTGGTGCAGTAGTAGCCCTGCTCGCGCAGGTAGCTGACGTACGGCTTGATCGACGCCGGGATGGCGTGCCGGCTGCGCATGTGCTGGGTCCCCAGCGAAACGGCGTAGACCCCCGTCAGCAGCGTGCAGCGGGCGACCGCGCACACCGGCGCGTTCGAGTAGGCGTGGTTGAACTGCACCCCCTCGGCCGCGAACGCGTCGAGCCTCGGCGTCTGGATCTCGCTGCGGGCTTCGGGGGCGGCGTAGCACCCCAGCCAGTAGGCGGCGTTGTCCTCGCTGGTGATCCACAGCACGTTGGGCCGATCCGCCGCCGCCGACCGGCCGGCCGCGGGGCCCAGCAGCAACAGGACGGCGACAGCAGCAGCGAAAGCCCGGGAGTGAAGAGGCATCGAAACTCGGCGTGTTGGAGGAGAGGTAGCGGCCGGCCCTGCGGCCGCCCCAGCCGCCAGTTTACGAACCAGAAGCCCGCGCCGCGACTCTTCCCGGCGACCGGGCCCCCCACCCTTGCCCAACAACCCAGCAGCAGAGAAACTAGGGGGCTGTCACCGGCGCCCGGCCCAACACGCCCCCATCGTCTAGTGGCCCAGGACACCGCCCTCTCACGGCGGAGACAGGGGTTCGACTCCCCTTGGGGGTATTTCTATGGCCTTGGGGCCTGCGGCTCCTAGAAATCAACGGGTTTCCTGCGAAATCCCCGGTTTCTCCACCCAGGCGAGTCGCCGGCGTCAGCCGCCGGATTTTTTTCCGGAAGTTTCTCCCCCGGATCTCCCGAGAACTGACACATCGTCGCCCCCGGTCCCGGCCGCTAGGCGGCTCCGGCTCGCCTTGGCTCGGTGGGGGCGTTTCGCTACGCTCCCGCGCATGTCTCTCAACCCCCTCGCCCCCGTCACCGATTACCCGTCGATGCTCAACCGCATCTTCTGGTTCACCTCGGCGGCGACGCTGGGGGGCGTCTGGCTGCTGCGGGCGCACGTGGCGGGCATCGAAGCGGCGCTGGCGCCCCTGGACGGGCTGCTGGTGTTTGGCGAGGACCGTGTCTCCCCCGTGCCGGCCGGGTCGCTGGCGCCGGCGCTGGCCGTGGGGCTGCTGACGCGGGCGTGCCGGATCCATGCGCAGCTTTCGGACTGGTTGGGGATCCGAGAACGCTTTGATATCGACGTCATCCTTCATCGGCTCGCGGGCCGCACGGGGGTCGACCTCACCGGCGTGCCGGACGAGGCCCTGGTGCGGCGCCGCCACCGCCTGATGCGCGACGCGTTCTACTCCCACACCGGCGGCCGCCACGCGGTGGTCGACGAGTCGCTGGTGCATCAGGCGCTCGACGCGTGGAGCTGGTTCTGGGTGGGCCTCGAGGCGGCGACGGTGCTGTCGGTCGTGTCGCTGCTGCTGGTCGCCTGCGGCGCGCAGGCCGTTGGACTCAAGACGCTGGCTTGGTCGATCGCGTTCGCGGTGATCGGCCTGCCGATGCTGCGGAACCAGTGCAAGCGCTACGCGTGGGCGCAGGTGAGCGTGATCGTTTCCGATACGAAGCGCGCCGAGCAGGTCCGGCGTGCGTTCGATTGCTTGGACGATCGAGACGAGAGCGTGCGGCTCGCGGCTTGATGGAAACTATCAGGGCCGGCTGCCCACGATACGCTCCAAAAAATCTGGTAGGATGCTGGCGCGGTCGCACATTCGCCTACTCGTGAGGAGCCCTGCCATGAACGCCGTCGACGTTATCCGCCAAACCAACACCACCAGCCAGATGGTGGTCAAGGCGTACGTAGAAGACCTCTCCGACGCGGACCTGATGCGTCGCCCCGCGGCGGGCTGCAACCACTTGGCCTGGCAGCTCGGTCACTTGATCAGCTCGGAGTGCATGCTGCTCAACAGCCTGGCGCCCGGCGCGGCGCCGGAGCTCCCCGCGGGGTTTGCCGAGCAGCACGCCAAGGACAAGTGCGGCAGCGACGACCCGTCGCAGTTCTGCACCAAGGCCCAATACCTCGAGCTGTGGGGCCAGGTTCAAGCGGCCATGATGGGGGCGCTAGACCACGTCAGCGAGTCCGACCTCGACAAGCCGGGGCCAGAAAACATGCAGCCGATGTTCCCCACGGCGGGCGCGGTGTGGGTGCTGTTGGCGACGCACGCCCTGATGCACGCCGGTCAGTTCGTTCCGGTGCGACGCGCGTTGGGCAAGCCGGTGGTGATCTGACAGAGTGTCGGTGCTCTCGCAGAGAATTGTTCATTCCGAAACCGGGCGATTTTCCATCGTCAAGCGAAGTAATGGATCGGGTCCGCAAGCCCCGCGTCGGCGAACCCCTGCAGTCTCAGTTGGCAGGCGTCGCACGCGCCGCAGGCGGCGCCGTCCTCCGGGTTGGGGCTGTAGCAGGTGTGGGTGAGGGAGTAGTCGACCCCCAGCGCCGCGCCGCGGCGGATGATGTCTGCCTTGGTCAGGTCAATTAGCGGCGCGTGGATGCGGAACTTAAGCGTCCCCTCTACTCCCGCCTTGGTCGCCAGATTGGCCAGCCGCTCGAACGCCGTGATGTACTCGGGCCGGCAGTCGGGGTAGCCGCTGTAGTCGACGGCGTTCACGCCGACCCAGATGTCGGCGGCGCCGATTACTTCCGCCATTCCGAGCGCCACGCTCAGCATCACCGTGTTGCGGGCCGGCACGTAGGTGACGGGGATCCCGCCCGCCATCTCGCTGGCGCTGCGGCCCTGGGGCACGGGGATGGCGTCGGTCAGGGCGCTCCCCCCCATCTCGGCCAGGTCGACCCGCACGGTCCGGTGCTCCGCGGCCCCCAGCGACTGGGCGACGCGCCCCGCGGCGGCAAGCTCGAAGCGGTGGCGCTGGCCGTAGTCGATGCTCAGGGCGTGCAGGGCGTAGCCTTGGGAGCGGGCGATGGCGGCCGTGGTGGCGGAGTCGAGGCCCCCGGAGAGGAGCACGACGGCTTTGGGTTGGGGGGGCATCGGCGTGCGAGGGTGGGGGGAGGGTGATCGGCAATGGCGGACGCGACGCCCGTCGACGGGGCGGAGCCCGTCGGCTGTCCCTGGTTGGTGGGGGTTTATCGTGCCACAATGGCCCCCCGATCGGAAGAGAAGCCCCCTGGAAGGAGAAGCCCGCCCGTGTCCGCCACGCGTGACTTACTAGAAGTTTTCGACAACGAGTTCCCCGAACGCGACTACCTGATCGAGATCGTGGCGCCGGAGTTCACGTCGCTCTGCCCCAAGACGGGGCAGCCCGATTTCGGCACGGTCACCATCCGCTACAACCCGAACAAGAAGTGCGTCGAGCTCAAGAGCCTGAAGTTCTACCTCGGCAGCTTCCGGATCGAAGGGATCTTCTACGAACACATCACCAACACGATCCTCGACGATCTGGTGGCGGTGATGAAGCCGCGGTGGATGAAGGTGGAGACCTCGTGGAACGCCCGCGGTGGGATCACGTCGAAGATCACGTCCCAGTACACCGCGTCTGTATAACGACGACGGCTTCCCCCGTACGTCTCTGTGCCCTCCGTGGCTCTGTGGCTAACCCACCCTAGCTCATCCCAACCAAGAGGTTCTCGTGCCCGACGCCCCGCAGATCATCATTTCTGGCATCGCCGACGAAGCAGCCCCGCACCGGACCGCGCTCGAGCAGTTCGCGGCGCTCAGCGCGTTGGGGCTCCAGTACTACACGATCCGGAACATCGAGGTCGGCACCGGCGTCAAGAACGTGATGGACCTCTCCAAGGCCGACATCACCAAGGTGCGGCACCTGGAGGACGAGTTCGGCATGAACGTGGCGTCGATCGGTTCGCCCATCGGCAAGGTGAAGCTGATCAACAAGGATGACGGAACCAAGGCCCGCTTCGTGCCGTTCAAGAAGTACTTGGAGAAGGACGTCAAGAAGGCGTGCGAGCTGGCGCACGCGTTCGAGACCAAGCTGATCCGCGGGTTCTCGTTCTACCCCCCGCGCGGCGCCGACCCCTACGAGCACCTCCCCCAGGCGGTCGATCAACTGGGCCAGATCGCAGAGGCCTGCCACCGCAGCGACCTGACGTTTGGACTGGAGGTCGAGGCGAACCTGGTCGGCAGCACCGGCCAATTGATGGCGGAGCTGCACCGCCAGGTGGGCCACCCGGCGATGGTGACCGTGTTCGACGGCGGCAACCTTATTAGCCAGGGCTTCTCTACCACCGAGTGTTACGAGCAGTACCTGGCGATGAAGCCGAGCCTCGGCTGGATCCACGTCAAAGACTACCGCAACCCGAACCCCCAGCTATCGACGCAAGAAGACGGCTCGAAGAAGGTGCGGGAGGTAGACGAAGAAGCGCTCAAGCACTTCGTGCCGGCAGACCGCGGCGACAGCGGGTACGACCTGATCCTCCGCGACTTCAAGGAGATGGTCCCCAAGCTCGCCCGCAAGCTGAAGCGTCGCGGCATCCCCGGCGTGTTTGTTGAGCTCGAGCCCCACCTCAAGGCCGGCGGCCAGTACGGCGGCTTTAGCGGCGCCGATGGCATGGGGGTCGCCCTACGCAGCCTGTGCAAGGTGCTCGACTACGTCGGCCTCGACTACCACCTCCGCGACTTCGACGACGTGTGCGTCGCCCGCGGCGTGTAGGGTCGGCCGGCCGCGTTGGTCAATCTTCGGCTTCGTCGCGGCTCGGCTTGGGCGCGGGGAGACGCTGCGTCTGCTGCATGGCCCGGATGGAGACGACGCCCCAACCCCCGGCCGCCAGCATCAGCGTCACGCCGCCCAGTAGTTGCAGGCTCAGCAGCTCCGTGGCGAAGAACGCCGCCGCGGCGCCGACCGCCGCGACGATGCCGCTGATCGCCAGGTTCGTGGTCCCTTGGTCCTTGCTCTGGCGGAGCGACGCCACGTCGATCGCCTGGCGGGCCGACTGGTTGGCCAGCTCGCGCAGCAGGCTCATGTCCGCCGGCCGCTCGGGCTGGGCGGTGCGCTGCATCTGGTCGAGGCTCGTGAACGGGGTAACGGGGGCCGCCGGGGGAGCGGCGACCGCCGCCGCTGCCGCGGGGGCCGGGGCGAACGGCTCTTCCGAGTCGCCACGTGAGCGACGCAGAAGCTGAGACATGTAGTCCTCGATCGACGACTCATCTGCCGCCGCCGGCGGGGCCGCTGGCTCGGGGGGGGCGGCGACCGCCATTGGCGCGATCGGGGCCGCCGGCTGCTCCGCCACGGCGGGGGCCGCGTCGTCCGCG from Pirellulimonas nuda includes:
- a CDS encoding sugar phosphate isomerase/epimerase family protein, producing the protein MPDAPQIIISGIADEAAPHRTALEQFAALSALGLQYYTIRNIEVGTGVKNVMDLSKADITKVRHLEDEFGMNVASIGSPIGKVKLINKDDGTKARFVPFKKYLEKDVKKACELAHAFETKLIRGFSFYPPRGADPYEHLPQAVDQLGQIAEACHRSDLTFGLEVEANLVGSTGQLMAELHRQVGHPAMVTVFDGGNLISQGFSTTECYEQYLAMKPSLGWIHVKDYRNPNPQLSTQEDGSKKVREVDEEALKHFVPADRGDSGYDLILRDFKEMVPKLARKLKRRGIPGVFVELEPHLKAGGQYGGFSGADGMGVALRSLCKVLDYVGLDYHLRDFDDVCVARGV
- the queF gene encoding preQ(1) synthase, which codes for MAPRSEEKPPGRRSPPVSATRDLLEVFDNEFPERDYLIEIVAPEFTSLCPKTGQPDFGTVTIRYNPNKKCVELKSLKFYLGSFRIEGIFYEHITNTILDDLVAVMKPRWMKVETSWNARGGITSKITSQYTASV
- a CDS encoding dimethylarginine dimethylaminohydrolase family protein — encoded protein: MPTPRILMCPPDYFGIEYEINPWMNVAVDADHALANSQWRGLHDLLVDSGATIELMAPVKGLPDLVFTANAGLIYQDRVLLSRFHHTQRQGETPHDRAWFEAAGFEVVDDPQVSAGAFEGAGDALFCGDTLLAGYRQRSDALFHQAIGALLGVRVLPVELVDARYYHLDTCFCPLAPDEAVWFPAAFDRYGQEAIAAAVPKLISVERGEAQRFACNAVVVGRRVVTNTGCPKLHAELARRGYEPHETPLDEFVKAGGSAKCLTLRLDGEEAAGWRAPPSAAP
- a CDS encoding DinB family protein, yielding MNAVDVIRQTNTTSQMVVKAYVEDLSDADLMRRPAAGCNHLAWQLGHLISSECMLLNSLAPGAAPELPAGFAEQHAKDKCGSDDPSQFCTKAQYLELWGQVQAAMMGALDHVSESDLDKPGPENMQPMFPTAGAVWVLLATHALMHAGQFVPVRRALGKPVVI
- a CDS encoding ornithine cyclodeaminase, translated to MATPHAIEEVELRGHIIDSLLLPKVLDAITAGGAAFTIKQVAIGNGRHDPSYALLEVTAPTQAVLDAVLAQVSDHGAVPTSAADCTLVAVDMDGVFPEGFYSSTNQKTELRLGGKWLPVADQEMDCGVVVDPDTNAARCVPMADVRVGQQVVVGHAGVRVFPLERIDAGHAFAFMNSPVSTEKPKRVVVQQVARELFSNRNGTGKSLLVGGPAIVHTGSGPLVSELIRRGYLDKLFAGNALATHDIEQSFFGTSLGVHLSDAHLAEAGHEHHLRAINRVRRAGSIRAAVESGLIKSGIMHDCVKHNVQFLLAGSIRDDGPLPDVVTDALEAQAQMRAAVRDVTFCLMVATTLHSVAVGNLLPAWVKVVCVDINPSTVIKLSDRGSFQTVGLVTDVEPFFRSLLAELDALEKDA
- the queC gene encoding 7-cyano-7-deazaguanine synthase QueC, giving the protein MPPQPKAVVLLSGGLDSATTAAIARSQGYALHALSIDYGQRHRFELAAAGRVAQSLGAAEHRTVRVDLAEMGGSALTDAIPVPQGRSASEMAGGIPVTYVPARNTVMLSVALGMAEVIGAADIWVGVNAVDYSGYPDCRPEYITAFERLANLATKAGVEGTLKFRIHAPLIDLTKADIIRRGAALGVDYSLTHTCYSPNPEDGAACGACDACQLRLQGFADAGLADPIHYFA
- a CDS encoding sulfatase family protein, with amino-acid sequence MPLHSRAFAAAVAVLLLLGPAAGRSAAADRPNVLWITSEDNAAYWLGCYAAPEARSEIQTPRLDAFAAEGVQFNHAYSNAPVCAVARCTLLTGVYAVSLGTQHMRSRHAIPASIKPYVSYLREQGYYCTNNSKTDYNFRVPGAKVNDASYWDACSGKAHYKNRPEGSPFFAIFNLTTSHESSLFPDKVRQNRKRGLIPQQPRNDPAKVTVPPHLPDLPEVREDIAIYHDTITALDTQVGELLDELESLGLAEDTIVFYYGDHGGVTPRGKRYLTDTGVRVPMLIHVPEKWRGLSPFSAGEKVDELVAFVDLAPTALSLVGLDKPSQMQGRAFLGEHRVEPPKNDVAFLYGDRFDEIVGMRRGVTNGRWKYIRRFTPYLPAAPYSTYLFGQPAWVAWRDAWKAGTLPERFNQIWETPQPVEMLFDTAADPWEVNNLADDPAHTAVLRRMRSRLSAEMIEAVDTGLVPESMFKSLAGQGTMYDYVRSDRFDVSRTLTLALDATSGDPAKLPAIEAALADPNPVTRYWGAVGCMTLGKAALAAKPALEKLLDDDEATNRVAAARALAALGDAGRGKAALFEQFDRGLNAEETVLLLNAVRDADAMDDAPDAWIDRALSDRSTDEYVRRLFQQMKDQRSASN